In a single window of the Mycobacterium bourgelatii genome:
- a CDS encoding SDR family NAD(P)-dependent oxidoreductase — MSKQTVSRVAVVTGGASGMGEDTCHELGRRGHKVAVLDINEQAAQRVAEDLRADGVQAVGVGVDVTDRPGVEQAFDKVRSEFGPVSILVTSAGVFGFSPFADITAESWARIIDVNLTGTFHCCQVALPDMVAAKWGRIVMISSSSAQRGSPFAAHYAASKGAVITLTKSLAREYAPHGITVNNIPPSGIETPMQHAAQAAGYLKSNEEIAANIPMRHLGTGADIAAAVGFLCSEEAGFITGQVLGVNGGAVM, encoded by the coding sequence CGGGTGGCGGTCGTGACCGGGGGTGCCTCTGGCATGGGTGAGGACACCTGCCACGAGCTCGGCCGGCGCGGGCACAAGGTCGCGGTGCTCGACATCAATGAGCAAGCCGCGCAACGTGTTGCCGAAGACCTGCGGGCAGATGGCGTCCAAGCCGTCGGCGTCGGCGTCGACGTCACCGATCGCCCCGGCGTCGAGCAGGCCTTCGACAAGGTGCGCAGCGAATTCGGCCCGGTGTCGATCCTGGTGACCAGTGCGGGAGTGTTCGGTTTTTCCCCGTTTGCCGATATCACCGCCGAATCCTGGGCCAGAATCATCGATGTCAACCTGACGGGGACGTTCCATTGCTGCCAGGTGGCATTGCCGGACATGGTGGCCGCGAAATGGGGTCGGATCGTCATGATCTCGTCGTCGAGCGCGCAGCGCGGCTCACCGTTCGCCGCCCACTACGCGGCGTCCAAAGGGGCCGTCATCACCCTGACCAAGTCGCTGGCCCGCGAATACGCACCGCATGGCATCACGGTCAACAACATCCCGCCCTCGGGCATCGAGACACCCATGCAGCACGCGGCGCAAGCGGCGGGATACCTGAAATCCAATGAAGAGATCGCCGCCAACATCCCGATGCGACACCTGGGCACCGGCGCCGACATCGCCGCCGCGGTCGGGTTTCTGTGCTCGGAGGAGGCCGGCTTCATCACCGGTCAGGTGCTCGGCGTTAACGGCGGCGCGGTGATGTGA